In Topomyia yanbarensis strain Yona2022 chromosome 2, ASM3024719v1, whole genome shotgun sequence, one DNA window encodes the following:
- the LOC131683559 gene encoding U11/U12 small nuclear ribonucleoprotein 48 kDa protein-like isoform X1 has product MYAMDDRKKTLDNFETFINETDKFVNNILADFGWERNGLMKPPNKSVRKQIFQKDNESFPPTFQSDKHKFSTKYNGQFLPRTPQNTSSILPETRPVPSSHRDLLLNFTRDERLAMYQDAIASTPKLEPLPEIQIVFKKKDKDAKMTSLADIAVYRRDIRRRNQKYRVAKNPLTYQEEIRNLIQLQTEALTEYLGQPAADIVCKDSSSNITVEHKQQRKRAETKSPSNNHSSKPKTARDR; this is encoded by the exons atgtatgcaatggatgaTCGTAAAAAGACGCTGGATAATTTTGAAACTTTCATTAACGAAACTGATAAATTCGTGAACAACATATTGGCAGATTTTGGATGGGAAAGGAACGGATTAATG AAACCTCCTAATAAAAGTGTGCGCAAGCAAATTTTCCAAAAGGACAATGAATCATTTCCTCCAACATTCCAGTCGGATAAACATAAATTTTCCACCAAATACA ATGGACAATTTCTACCAAGAACTCCGCAAAACACTAGCAGTATATTACCAG AAACACGCCCGGTACCATCAAGTCATAGAGATCTGCTGCTAAACTTTACTCGAGATGAAAGACTTGCCATGTATCAGGACGCCATTGCTAGCACACCAAAGCTAGAGCCTCTTCCAGAGATCCAAATAGT TTTCAAGAAGAAAGATAAGGATGCAAAAATGACATCACTCGCTGATATTGCTGTATATCGACGGGATATTCGTCGTCGAAATCAAAAATATAGAGTGGCGAAGAATCCCCTAACATATCAAGAGGAGATTAGAAACCTCATTCAATTACAGACGGAAGCACTGACAGAGTATCTTGGGCAACCGGCAGCTGACATTGTGTGTAAAGATAGTAGCAGTAATATTACAGTAGAGCACAAACAACAAAGAAAGCGGGCTGAGACCAAATCACCAAGTAACAACCACAGTTCGAAACCGAAAACTGCACGGGATAGATAG
- the LOC131683559 gene encoding U11/U12 small nuclear ribonucleoprotein 48 kDa protein-like isoform X2, protein MGKERINDGQFLPRTPQNTSSILPETRPVPSSHRDLLLNFTRDERLAMYQDAIASTPKLEPLPEIQIVFKKKDKDAKMTSLADIAVYRRDIRRRNQKYRVAKNPLTYQEEIRNLIQLQTEALTEYLGQPAADIVCKDSSSNITVEHKQQRKRAETKSPSNNHSSKPKTARDR, encoded by the exons ATGGGAAAGGAACGGATTAATG ATGGACAATTTCTACCAAGAACTCCGCAAAACACTAGCAGTATATTACCAG AAACACGCCCGGTACCATCAAGTCATAGAGATCTGCTGCTAAACTTTACTCGAGATGAAAGACTTGCCATGTATCAGGACGCCATTGCTAGCACACCAAAGCTAGAGCCTCTTCCAGAGATCCAAATAGT TTTCAAGAAGAAAGATAAGGATGCAAAAATGACATCACTCGCTGATATTGCTGTATATCGACGGGATATTCGTCGTCGAAATCAAAAATATAGAGTGGCGAAGAATCCCCTAACATATCAAGAGGAGATTAGAAACCTCATTCAATTACAGACGGAAGCACTGACAGAGTATCTTGGGCAACCGGCAGCTGACATTGTGTGTAAAGATAGTAGCAGTAATATTACAGTAGAGCACAAACAACAAAGAAAGCGGGCTGAGACCAAATCACCAAGTAACAACCACAGTTCGAAACCGAAAACTGCACGGGATAGATAG
- the LOC131683558 gene encoding 3-oxoacyl-[acyl-carrier-protein] synthase, mitochondrial: MLPSCPRCVATIRSIFVHHRRSFSSTNLHSSSSGIRRVVITGLGVVSPVGCSVLKAWTNVLAGVSAVGKLTDVAYEKLPCRVAAQIYRDELDVETHFSKSELKTMARATAFALIAAKEALQSSKLPSTMEDVEAGQRTGVAIGMGMIDLMDVCDTNEALKKGYNRVSPFFVPRILPNMPAGQLSIKYGFRGPNHSASTACATGAHSIGDAFRFIKYGDADVMVCGGAESSISPLGIAGFCRLRALSTAFNENPQKASRPFDAARDGFVMGEGSAIFVLEELNHAKARQAKIKGEILGYGLSGDASHLTAPREDGTGAILAMRRALKDANLSTSDIGYINAHATSTPMGDAIEARSIRTLFTDNWREIAISSTKGAHGHLLGAAGNLEALFTVMACREGRVPPTINLENVSEEMIGMNFVPNKAQDWQPSNGRRRVALKNSFGFGGTNACLCLGEHRE, from the coding sequence ATGTTGCCATCCTGTCCACGTTGCGTCGCAACCATCCGGTCTATTTTCGTTCATCATCGAAGGTCCTTTTCGAGCACGAATTTGCATTCTAGTTCTTCCGGTATTCGTCGCGTTGTTATCACCGGTCTCGGTGTTGTTTCGCCGGTCGGGTGTTCGGTGTTGAAAGCATGGACAAATGTCCTCGCAGGTGTGTCTGCCGTTGGTAAATTAACCGATGTCgcgtacgaaaaactaccttgCCGAGTGGCCGCACAAATTTATCGCGATGAATTGGACGTCGAGACGCATTTTAGTAAAAGTGAATTGAAGACGATGGCGCGGGCGACAGCCTTTGCTTTGATTGCAGCAAAAGAAGCACTACAAAGTTCAAAGTTGCCTTCCACAATGGAGGACGTCGAGGCGGGTCAGCGAACAGGAGTTGCAATCGGAATGGGAATGATAGATCTAATGGATGTATGCGATACTAATGAAGCTCTGAAAAAGGGCTACAACAGAGTAAGTCCGTTTTTTGTTCCGCGAATTTTGCCAAACATGCCGGCAGGGCAGTTGAGTATCAAATATGGCTTCCGTGGACCAAACCATTCAGCTTCAACGGCATGTGCAACGGGGGCTCATTCGATAGGAGATGCATTTCGGTTTATCAAGTACGGTGACGCTGATGTGATGGTCTGTGGTGGGGCGGAGTCTTCCATAAGCCCTCTGGGGATAGCCGGCTTCTGTAGACTGCGGGCATTGAGTACCGCTTTTAATGAAAATCCACAGAAAGCTTCCCGGCCGTTTGATGCAGCCCGTGATGGTTTTGTGATGGGCGAAGGTTCGGCTATATTTGTGTTGGAAGAACTGAATCATGCTAAAGCGAGGCAAGCGAAAATCAAAGGGGAAATATTGGGATATGGACTTTCGGGAGATGCTTCACATTTGACAGCTCCGCGAGAGGATGGAACCGGTGCAATTCTGGCAATGCGAAGAGCTTTAAAAGATGCTAATTTAAGTACGAGCGATATTGGCTACATTAATGCTCATGCAACTTCTACACCAATGGGTGATGCAATTGAGGCTCGATCTATTAGAACTCTGTTTACTGACAATTGGCGAGAAATAGCTATATCTTCCACCAAAGGTGCTCATGGTCATCTGCTTGGAGCTGCTGGAAATCTAGAGGCACTGTTCACGGTAATGGCCTGTCGGGAGGGTAGAGTTCCACCGACGATCAATCTAGAGAACGTGTCCGAAGAAATGATTGGTATGAACTTTGTTCCCAACAAGGCCCAAGACTGGCAGCCTAGCAATGGCAGAAGAAGAGTTGCTTTAAAGAACTCATTTGGTTTCGGCGGCACGAACGCATGCCTTTGTTTGGGAGAGCACCGAGAGTGA
- the LOC131683560 gene encoding ribosomal RNA small subunit methyltransferase NEP1: MGKKRKLVDEDHNVEEYNLPAKHMNTSHIRTNERRLIVILEGAQLETVKVGPVFELLNCDDHLNILKKHNRDPGSCRPDITHQSLLMLMDSPLNRAGLLQVYVKTEKNVLIEINPQTRIPRTFKRFAGLIVQLLHKFSIKASDSPQKLMRVIKNPITNHLPVGCRKFAMSFTASKVQHPRELVPKQDEPVAFAIGAFAHGNLNLDYTEGTFSISNYPLSAALACTKLCTAFEESWAII, encoded by the exons ATGGGGAAAAAGAGAAAACTTGTCGACGAGGACCATAATGTGGAGGAATACAATTTACCGGCCAAACATATGAACACAAGTCATATTAGAACAAATGAGCGAAGGCTCATTGTAATACTGGAAGGTGCTCAGCTAGAAACCGTCAAG GTTGGACCGGTTTTTGAGCTTCTGAACTGCGATGATCACCTAAATATTCTGAAAAAACACAATCGTGACCCCGGAAGCTGTCGACCTGATATCACACACCAATCGTTATTGATGTTGATGGATTCGCCGTTGAACCGAGCTGGATTGCTTCAGGTGTATGTGAAAACTGAGAAGAACGTCCTTATTGAAATCAATCCACAAACAAGAATCCCACGTACTTTCAAGCGATTCGCAGGTTTGATTG TCCAATTACTTCACAAGTTTAGTATAAAGGCTAGTGATTCACCACAAAAGCTAATGCGCGTTATCAAAAATCCAATCACGAACCATCTTCCTGTTGGTTGTCGAAAGTTTGCTATGTCATTTACTGCATCTAAAGTGCAGCATCCCAGAGAGCTTGTACCCAAGCAGGACGAACCGGTAGCGTTTGCTATTGGTGCTTTCGCACATGGAAATTTGAACCTGGACTACACAGAGGGAACATTTTCCATAAGCAACTATCCGCTATCAGCGGCTCTCGCATGTACCAAACTATGTACAGCCTTCGAAGAATCGTGGGCAATCATTTAG